The Sinomonas sp. P10A9 genome includes a window with the following:
- the trxB gene encoding thioredoxin-disulfide reductase, with product MSTAETAADVRDVIVVGSGPAGYTAGIYTARANLNPLIIAGSVTAGGELMNTTEVENYPGFPSGVQGPELMDMFEQQASKFGAQIEFEDVESVELDGEIKSVTLASGETYKARAIILATGSAYRELGLPNEKRLSGHGVSWCATCDGFFFKDQDIAVIGGGDSAMEEALFLTRFARSVTVVHRRDSLRASKIMADRALSHEKIKFAWNSEVADVVGGEKVTGLRLRNLLDGTETELAVTGIFVAIGNDPRTSLVKGVLELTAEGTIAVEGRSSKTSLPGVFAAGDVVDPTYRQAITAAGSGCVAALDVEHYLADVESRSLAAQA from the coding sequence GTGAGCACTGCTGAGACTGCCGCAGACGTGCGCGACGTCATCGTCGTCGGTTCCGGTCCCGCGGGGTACACCGCAGGCATCTACACAGCACGCGCCAACCTGAATCCGTTGATTATCGCGGGGTCGGTCACTGCCGGCGGTGAGCTCATGAACACCACCGAGGTCGAGAACTACCCGGGATTCCCCTCAGGAGTTCAGGGGCCGGAGCTCATGGACATGTTCGAGCAGCAGGCGTCCAAGTTCGGGGCACAGATCGAATTCGAGGACGTCGAGTCCGTGGAGCTCGACGGCGAGATCAAGTCGGTCACCCTCGCGAGCGGTGAGACCTATAAAGCCCGAGCGATCATTCTTGCCACAGGCTCGGCCTACCGGGAACTCGGTCTCCCCAACGAGAAGCGCCTGTCCGGCCACGGCGTCAGCTGGTGTGCCACCTGTGATGGTTTCTTCTTCAAGGACCAGGACATCGCCGTTATCGGCGGCGGCGACTCCGCAATGGAGGAAGCCCTGTTCCTGACCCGGTTCGCCCGCTCCGTGACGGTCGTCCACCGCCGTGACAGCCTCCGCGCCTCCAAGATCATGGCCGATCGCGCCCTCTCCCACGAGAAGATCAAGTTTGCCTGGAACTCCGAGGTCGCCGACGTCGTCGGTGGTGAGAAGGTCACCGGTCTTCGTCTCCGCAACCTCCTCGACGGCACCGAAACCGAGCTCGCCGTGACGGGTATCTTCGTGGCCATCGGCAACGATCCGCGCACGAGCCTGGTCAAGGGCGTTCTCGAACTCACCGCCGAGGGCACCATCGCCGTTGAAGGACGCTCCTCGAAGACCAGTCTTCCCGGCGTCTTCGCGGCTGGCGACGTTGTTGACCCCACCTACCGTCAGGCCATCACCGCAGCCGGTTCCGGGTGCGTGGCGGCGCTCGACGTCGAACACTATCTGGCCGACGTCGAATCCCGTTCCCTCGCAGCCCAGGCCTAG
- the trxA gene encoding thioredoxin, translating to MSNAKNVTDAEFTDEVLMSEKPVIVDFWAEWCGPCRKVGPILDDISVEYADRVDVVKVDVDNNPNIAAEYGITSIPAVYLFEKGRVTGTVIGARPKQYFEKEWSEVLVK from the coding sequence ATGAGCAACGCCAAGAACGTCACTGACGCCGAGTTCACCGACGAGGTCCTCATGTCCGAGAAGCCTGTAATCGTGGACTTCTGGGCCGAATGGTGCGGCCCTTGCCGCAAGGTTGGCCCCATCCTCGACGACATCTCCGTCGAGTACGCCGACCGTGTCGATGTGGTCAAGGTCGATGTGGACAACAATCCAAATATCGCGGCTGAGTATGGCATCACCTCCATTCCTGCTGTGTACCTGTTCGAGAAGGGTAGGGTCACCGGAACGGTGATCGGCGCCCGCCCGAAGCAGTACTTCGAGAAGGAGTGGAGCGAGGTTCTCGTCAAGTAG